A single Rattus norvegicus strain BN/NHsdMcwi chromosome 5, GRCr8, whole genome shotgun sequence DNA region contains:
- the Oog3l2 gene encoding PRAME family member 22-like: MRKSNFTMWTITMILIWLLQREREICSQFCALFLNVSTGLPHPLPESLRMSDQALPTLEHLAIQGLASNERLAISVVEDLPKVFFPPLFKEAFIKRRKKLVKHMVTTWPYPYLYIGPLLYDFDVDTFKAVLEGVDRLNCQKVRSRRCKLKELNLLDVQRDFLDIWTPTRDVLRVPEAQIEEDPKTVLRQPLRVHADYGFLLGVLDQYHAHFMKWVRQRLHKMRFSFYKLVPKRR, encoded by the exons ATGAGGAAATCAAATTTTACTATGTGGACTATTACCATGATCCTGATCTGGCTTCTGCAAAGGGAAAGGGAAATCTGTTCTCAGTTTTGTGCTTTATTTCTCAATGTTTCCACAggactcccccaccccctacctgAATCCCTAAGGATGAGCGACCAGGCTCTCCCCACACTTGAACACCTTGCAATCCAGGGACTGGCAAGTAATGAACGCTTGGCTATCTCTGTTGTGGAGGACCTGCCCAAAGTGTTCTTTCCCCCACTGTTCAAGGAGGCCTTCATCAAGAGACGCAAAAAACTTGTTAAGCACATGGTAACAACCTGGCCCTACCCATACCTCTATATTGGCCCCCTGCTGTACGACTTCGATGTAGATACTTTCAAGGCTGTGTTGGAAGGAGTGGATAGGCTGAATTGCCAGAAGGTTCGGTCTAG GAGGTGTAAACTCAAAGAGCTCAATTTGCTGGATGTCCAACGTGACTTCCTGGATATATGGACTCCAACACGGGATGTTCTCCGTGTTCCAGAGGCCCAAATAGAAGAAGATCCCAAAACAGTGCTGAGGCAACCACTAAGAGTTCATGCAGACTATGGCTTCCTGTTGGGCGTTCTAGATCAGTACCATGCGCACTTCATGAAGTGGGTGAGGCAGAGATTACATAAAATGCGCTTCAGTTTTTATAAGTTGGTACCAAAAAGGAGATGA